Proteins encoded by one window of Desulfovibrio ferrophilus:
- a CDS encoding sigma-54-dependent transcriptional regulator — MSERDAILIVDDQADFARGLARLIEREFPDIECLIAGGGEEALQILDATPVPLMLTDLRMPGLSGQELLDQAFALLPQLSVIMITGYGSIETAVDALKGGAYDFLTKPVDRESLIRAVSKAMERARLLDENRRLKKLVEQNTNSKTLLQGESTAMKRLRESVAAVAASDYTVLVTGESGTGKELVARTIHTQSKRSDGPLLTVNCPAIPDQLLESELFGHVKGAFTGADRDRKGLFASANGGTLLLDEIGDISMDIQTKLLRVLQEQEVRPVGTSNSIQVNVRIIASTNQDLEAKMRAGTFREDLFYRLNVLAIRVPQLAKRTEDIAHLAHHFLSETCREMRIPPKEIAPEVLAHLASRPWPGNVRELQNFMRRLAVFAQDETVSLSLARLADSRADTNADQDLPPYKLAKATVVDDFTRTYIRQLLTATQGNISHAARASGLERVSLQKILKRLDIDADQFRKS; from the coding sequence TTGAGTGAGCGCGACGCCATCCTCATTGTGGATGACCAGGCCGATTTCGCACGTGGTCTGGCCCGACTCATTGAACGGGAGTTTCCCGACATTGAATGCCTGATCGCCGGGGGCGGAGAAGAGGCCCTGCAGATTCTGGACGCAACGCCCGTGCCGCTGATGCTCACGGATCTACGCATGCCGGGGCTCTCCGGCCAGGAGCTCTTGGACCAGGCCTTTGCTCTGTTGCCCCAGCTCTCGGTGATCATGATCACCGGCTACGGTTCCATCGAGACCGCCGTGGATGCCTTGAAGGGCGGCGCCTACGATTTCCTGACCAAGCCCGTGGACCGGGAAAGCCTGATCCGGGCCGTATCCAAGGCCATGGAGCGGGCCAGATTGCTGGACGAAAACCGCCGCCTGAAAAAACTGGTGGAGCAGAATACGAATTCGAAAACTCTGTTGCAGGGCGAAAGCACCGCCATGAAGCGGCTACGCGAATCCGTAGCCGCCGTAGCCGCCAGCGACTATACCGTGCTGGTCACTGGCGAATCCGGTACCGGCAAGGAACTAGTGGCCCGCACCATCCACACCCAGTCCAAGCGCAGCGACGGACCATTGCTCACGGTCAACTGCCCGGCCATCCCGGATCAGTTGCTGGAAAGCGAACTCTTCGGCCACGTCAAAGGCGCGTTCACCGGTGCAGACCGTGACCGCAAAGGCCTGTTTGCCAGTGCCAACGGTGGCACCCTGCTGCTGGATGAGATCGGTGACATTTCCATGGATATCCAGACCAAGCTGCTGCGCGTCCTGCAGGAGCAGGAAGTCCGGCCTGTGGGCACCAGCAACAGCATACAGGTCAACGTTCGGATTATTGCCTCCACCAATCAAGACCTGGAAGCAAAGATGCGAGCAGGCACCTTCCGCGAAGACCTGTTCTACCGCCTGAACGTATTGGCCATTCGAGTGCCACAACTGGCAAAGCGGACAGAGGACATTGCCCATCTGGCGCACCACTTCCTGTCCGAGACCTGCCGCGAAATGCGCATTCCGCCCAAGGAGATTGCTCCCGAGGTGCTCGCTCATCTGGCTTCGCGCCCCTGGCCGGGCAACGTCCGGGAGTTGCAAAACTTCATGCGTCGGCTGGCGGTCTTTGCCCAGGACGAGACCGTTAGCCTCTCACTGGCCCGACTGGCCGACAGCCGTGCTGACACAAACGCGGATCAGGACCTGCCCCCCTACAAGCTAGCCAAGGCCACGGTGGTGGACGACTTCACCCGGACCTACATCCGCCAGTTGCTGACGGCCACGCAAGGCAATATCTCCCATGCGGCACGCGCCTCGGGCCTGGAACGGGTATCGCTGCAAAAGATATTGAAACGTCTGGATATCGACGCGGATCAATTCAGGAAGAGCTAA
- a CDS encoding ABC transporter ATP-binding protein gives MTDAATPFVRCENISRVFEKKLDFAGKMARSLGSNVREERVQAVDSVNLRIMPGEVVSLVGESGCGKSTLGRMICGILAQSEGKIFYKGKDVATMSVAEKLDYAINVQMIFQDPFASLNPRKRVRKIIGEAPLFHGLTTASELDEYLDGVMNQCGLDPSYKNRYPHQFSGGQRQRIGIARAMAVQPECLVCDESVAALDVSIQAQILNLFMELRENLNLTCLFISHDLGVVEHISDRIAVMYLGRIVESAPVDDLFDAPFHPYTQALLNEVPRLDKRGVDFSPLVGEIPSPLDPPTGCHFHPRCAHAMEICKQEVPQRREVAPGRWACCHLNG, from the coding sequence ATGACCGATGCCGCGACCCCCTTCGTCCGCTGTGAAAACATCAGCCGGGTTTTTGAGAAGAAGCTGGACTTTGCAGGCAAGATGGCCCGTTCTTTGGGCTCGAATGTTCGCGAGGAGCGGGTTCAGGCTGTGGACAGCGTGAACCTGCGGATCATGCCTGGCGAGGTGGTGAGCCTTGTGGGCGAGTCCGGATGTGGCAAATCGACCCTCGGGCGCATGATCTGTGGCATTCTTGCCCAGTCCGAAGGCAAGATTTTCTACAAGGGCAAGGACGTCGCCACCATGAGCGTCGCGGAGAAGCTGGACTACGCCATCAACGTTCAGATGATTTTCCAGGACCCCTTTGCCTCTCTCAACCCGCGCAAGCGTGTGCGCAAGATCATCGGCGAGGCTCCGCTCTTTCATGGGCTGACCACGGCAAGCGAGCTGGATGAGTATCTGGATGGGGTCATGAATCAGTGCGGGCTGGACCCGAGCTACAAGAATCGCTATCCGCACCAGTTCTCGGGCGGCCAGCGCCAGCGCATTGGTATTGCCCGGGCCATGGCTGTGCAGCCGGAATGTCTGGTCTGCGACGAGTCTGTCGCTGCCCTGGACGTGTCCATTCAGGCCCAGATTCTGAATCTGTTCATGGAACTGCGCGAAAATCTCAATCTGACCTGCCTGTTCATTTCCCATGACCTGGGTGTGGTGGAGCATATTTCCGATCGCATCGCGGTCATGTACCTGGGGCGCATCGTGGAATCCGCGCCCGTGGATGATTTGTTCGACGCGCCATTCCATCCGTATACTCAGGCCCTGCTCAACGAGGTGCCAAGGCTGGACAAGCGGGGCGTGGACTTCTCGCCACTGGTCGGAGAGATTCCTTCGCCTCTAGATCCGCCCACAGGTTGCCACTTCCATCCGCGCTGCGCCCATGCCATGGAGATCTGCAAGCAGGAGGTGCCGCAGCGCCGCGAGGTTGCTCCTGGTCGCTGGGCCTGCTGCCATCTGAACGGCTGA
- a CDS encoding substrate-binding periplasmic protein, translated as MAARVCHQGWLVVIACVLFINPVGCAYALDEIVLTPGFSAQDDRYAYPYAILKRALESTVVTDGGYTISYSPSAMSRKRALEELVQGKLLNVHIAATRPEWESEVLPVRIPVLKGLLGYRLFLVRCDSLTKFEHVQSLAELKSLRVGSGAQWTTTEVLRKAGFNVVAGTDYEGLFGMLDIGRFDYIPRGVNEIFLELNSRKERYPGLCVEPSLMLYFPTPSYFFVSPHFPKLAARIERGMERIIQSGEMDLIFEEYYGEAIARAELKRRMALTIDNDLLSRETPFDRHELWYRP; from the coding sequence ATGGCTGCGAGAGTCTGTCATCAGGGTTGGTTAGTTGTCATCGCTTGCGTGCTGTTTATCAATCCGGTCGGGTGTGCATACGCTTTGGATGAGATAGTATTGACTCCTGGTTTTTCAGCACAGGATGACAGATACGCCTATCCTTATGCCATCCTGAAGAGGGCTCTCGAATCCACGGTTGTAACTGACGGGGGTTACACCATTTCTTACAGCCCCTCGGCAATGAGTAGAAAAAGAGCTCTGGAGGAATTGGTTCAGGGAAAGCTCCTCAATGTGCATATCGCAGCAACACGACCGGAATGGGAATCAGAAGTCCTGCCAGTTCGCATTCCTGTCTTGAAAGGGCTTTTGGGGTACCGATTGTTTCTTGTTCGTTGCGACAGTCTAACGAAATTCGAGCATGTTCAATCACTTGCTGAATTGAAGAGTCTCCGTGTTGGTTCCGGTGCGCAATGGACGACTACAGAGGTGCTGAGAAAGGCCGGGTTTAATGTCGTGGCGGGAACGGATTATGAAGGTCTATTCGGAATGTTGGACATCGGTCGGTTCGATTATATTCCGCGTGGCGTCAACGAGATTTTCTTGGAATTGAATTCTCGGAAGGAACGGTATCCGGGCTTGTGCGTGGAGCCTTCATTGATGCTGTATTTCCCGACTCCCAGTTATTTTTTTGTATCTCCGCATTTTCCTAAACTGGCGGCCCGCATCGAACGTGGGATGGAGCGCATCATACAAAGTGGGGAGATGGATCTGATATTTGAGGAATATTACGGCGAAGCCATTGCCCGCGCAGAACTCAAGAGGCGGATGGCACTGACAATCGACAATGATCTTCTTTCCCGGGAGACGCCCTTTGATCGCCACGAATTGTGGTATCGCCCATAA
- a CDS encoding EAL domain-containing protein has product MTREPDFDVGLLKEENERLRGRVAAMELESCSAGFSGIFSQVVEKSPVMVTVASPEGNILYTNPPCLSSSGYRNEDLLGKPVTIHCADGGQIERLWNAMDELRSGRRWRGRIRKRRKNGTDYWVEASYSPVFAEKGGVSHLLCVEQDITDRIRDEEVIRRNETLLSILFRISNTVQTTRDLNDLYRSIHGILREFVDVTNYYIALVDEARDRMVFPFFYDEKDTDECIIENISDPSTYCLALHVVRTEQPLLIRKNEQDALMGVNVKEGRGVIGTVAECWLGVPLKVGGKTIGAMAVQDYYDPMHYSQNDVDLMQAISEQVAMAIERKRMDEALRVSEQRYRTVSDSAFNLETWRGTDGRMLYVSPSCERITGYPAEKLQRDPDFMEEIIHRDDLPLWRKHVEAGCKGTSTQPVEFRIFRSDGRMHWLSLVSRTVNDDYGNCLGLRCSMHDITESKTMQRELRYANLHDSLTGLSNRSLCLDRIRQTMERSKRRDDHYFAVVYLDIDRFRVINDSMGHSVGDELLREVSERLLKCVRSLDTVSRYGGDEFVIVLDELESPREAIRAAKRVRKLMRQPFIVGTREIHLTVSMGIVLSPVGDVGAEDILQHANIAMHNAVKDGTGRVRVFTARMLEQAVMAMDMEHDLARALERDEFFLNYQPIVRVTDGDLIGFEALVRWNHPQKGVLGPGYFIPFAEESGQIIDLGLVVLREACKTMAGWLQEHPDRPQMQMSVNLSCRQFEQVILVEQISCILEETGLPAANLKLEITESAIMQDAEGALSILRRLKSLGIKLSIDDFGTGYSSLSYLQRFPVDTLKVDRSFISEMGLNGENIAIVRAVVVLAQSMGLDVVAEGVELPEQLAQLRALECQYVQGFYFSKPLDTADARMFIAAS; this is encoded by the coding sequence ATGACTCGGGAACCTGATTTCGATGTGGGACTTCTCAAAGAGGAGAATGAGCGCTTGCGTGGCAGGGTCGCTGCCATGGAGCTGGAATCCTGTAGCGCAGGCTTTTCCGGTATCTTTTCTCAGGTGGTGGAGAAAAGTCCGGTCATGGTCACGGTCGCCAGCCCCGAAGGCAATATCCTCTACACCAATCCTCCCTGTCTAAGTAGTTCCGGCTATCGCAACGAAGATCTCCTCGGTAAGCCCGTTACCATCCACTGTGCCGACGGCGGGCAAATTGAACGCCTGTGGAATGCCATGGATGAGCTGCGCAGTGGTCGCCGCTGGCGCGGGCGGATACGCAAGCGCCGCAAGAATGGCACTGATTATTGGGTCGAGGCCTCATACAGTCCCGTGTTTGCCGAGAAGGGCGGTGTGTCCCACCTGCTGTGTGTCGAGCAGGATATAACCGACCGCATCCGTGACGAAGAAGTCATCCGCCGCAATGAGACATTGCTGTCCATCCTGTTCCGTATCTCCAATACGGTCCAGACCACTCGTGATCTGAATGATCTGTACCGGTCCATTCACGGTATCCTGCGGGAATTCGTTGATGTAACCAATTATTACATCGCCCTTGTTGATGAAGCGCGGGACCGGATGGTCTTTCCCTTTTTCTATGATGAGAAGGATACGGATGAATGCATCATCGAGAACATCAGCGATCCCTCCACGTACTGCTTGGCTCTGCATGTTGTCCGCACCGAACAGCCTCTGCTGATTCGTAAGAACGAGCAGGACGCTTTGATGGGAGTCAACGTCAAGGAAGGACGAGGAGTTATCGGTACCGTGGCGGAATGCTGGCTTGGGGTGCCACTCAAGGTGGGGGGCAAGACTATCGGCGCCATGGCCGTGCAGGATTATTACGATCCCATGCATTACAGCCAGAATGATGTTGACCTGATGCAGGCCATTTCAGAGCAGGTCGCCATGGCCATTGAGCGCAAGCGCATGGACGAGGCCTTGCGGGTTTCCGAGCAACGCTACCGGACGGTTTCGGATTCGGCTTTCAATCTTGAGACCTGGCGCGGAACGGATGGACGGATGCTGTACGTCTCGCCCTCCTGCGAAAGGATTACCGGGTACCCTGCCGAAAAATTGCAGCGCGATCCGGACTTCATGGAAGAAATCATCCATCGTGATGATCTGCCGTTGTGGCGCAAGCATGTTGAGGCTGGATGCAAGGGGACCTCGACCCAGCCGGTAGAGTTCCGAATTTTTCGTTCGGATGGACGGATGCACTGGTTGTCCCTGGTCAGCCGGACCGTGAATGACGACTATGGCAATTGTCTGGGCCTCAGATGCAGCATGCATGACATCACCGAGAGCAAGACCATGCAGCGCGAGCTGCGCTACGCCAATCTGCATGACTCCCTGACCGGGCTTTCCAATCGCAGCCTTTGTCTGGACCGCATTCGTCAGACCATGGAACGCTCCAAGCGGCGCGATGACCACTATTTTGCAGTGGTCTATCTGGATATCGACCGCTTTCGGGTGATCAATGACAGTATGGGCCATTCCGTTGGTGACGAGTTGCTTAGAGAGGTCAGTGAGCGTCTGCTGAAATGTGTGCGCAGTCTGGACACGGTCTCGCGCTATGGCGGCGACGAATTCGTGATCGTTCTGGACGAGCTTGAATCCCCGCGTGAGGCAATTCGGGCCGCCAAGAGGGTTCGCAAGCTGATGCGCCAACCCTTCATTGTCGGGACCCGGGAGATTCATCTGACCGTGAGCATGGGCATTGTCCTGTCTCCGGTGGGAGATGTCGGGGCCGAAGATATTTTGCAGCATGCCAATATCGCCATGCATAACGCCGTCAAGGACGGGACCGGGCGTGTCAGGGTGTTTACTGCCCGCATGCTTGAGCAGGCCGTCATGGCCATGGATATGGAGCATGATTTGGCTCGTGCCCTGGAGCGAGATGAGTTTTTCTTGAATTATCAGCCCATTGTCCGGGTCACTGATGGCGATTTGATTGGCTTCGAGGCTCTGGTCCGCTGGAACCATCCGCAAAAAGGCGTGCTCGGGCCCGGTTACTTCATCCCCTTTGCCGAAGAGAGCGGGCAGATCATTGATCTGGGGCTGGTCGTACTGCGCGAGGCCTGCAAGACCATGGCTGGCTGGCTGCAGGAGCACCCGGACAGGCCGCAAATGCAGATGTCCGTGAATTTGTCATGCCGCCAGTTCGAGCAGGTGATTCTGGTTGAACAGATATCTTGTATCCTGGAAGAGACCGGGCTGCCCGCAGCCAATCTGAAATTGGAGATCACCGAGTCGGCCATTATGCAGGATGCCGAGGGCGCCCTGTCCATCCTGCGCAGGCTCAAGAGCTTGGGCATCAAACTTTCCATCGATGATTTCGGGACGGGGTATTCATCTCTGTCCTATTTGCAACGCTTCCCGGTGGACACCCTGAAGGTGGACCGCTCCTTCATTAGCGAAATGGGCCTGAATGGCGAAAACATCGCCATAGTGCGCGCGGTGGTCGTGCTGGCCCAGAGCATGGGGCTGGATGTGGTGGCCGAGGGCGTGGAGCTGCCAGAACAGCTGGCTCAGCTGCGAGCCTTGGAATGCCAGTACGTGCAGGGTTTCTATTTCTCCAAGCCTCTGGATACCGCTGATGCGCGGATGTTTATCGCTGCCAGCTAG
- a CDS encoding glutamine--tRNA ligase/YqeY domain fusion protein, translating to MSTNAPSPGNDSEDRVRHFIRQIIDEHLDNGTWDHVATRFPPEPNGYLHLGHAKSICLNFGLGQEYNGTCNLRFDDTNPVKEDVEYVESIKEDVRWLGFDWGERQFFASDYFEKIYQYAVKLIEMGKAYVDSQTAEQIRETRGTLTAPGTHSPYRERSVEENLDLFTRMRAGEFKDGEHVLRAKIDMAHPNVVLRDPALFRIRHATHHRTGDAWCIYPMYDFAHCLSDAIEGITHSVCTLEFENNRALYDWVLDTLGIAPRPRQYEFARLNLTGTVLSKRKLIQLVQEGHVSGWDDPRMPTLSGIRRRGYTPEALRDFCERIGVAKADSTVDFALLEHCLREDLNSRAPRVLGVINPLKVVIENYPEGQVDEFEMPYSPEDEAAGTRTVPFSRELWIERDDFMEDPPKKFFRLGPGREVRLRFAYYVTCTEVIKDESGEIVELRCTYDPETKGGWSKDGRKVKGTMHWVSVPHALPAEVRLYDKLFTKDNPMEVEEGQDFTANLNPESLKSVQAYVEPSLATAEPGFICQFERLGYFCVDTRDSAPGKPVFNRTVTLRDSWARIQRQMQK from the coding sequence ATGAGCACCAACGCTCCCTCGCCCGGAAACGACAGCGAAGACCGGGTCAGGCACTTCATCCGCCAGATCATCGACGAGCACCTGGATAACGGCACATGGGACCATGTGGCCACCCGCTTTCCCCCGGAGCCCAACGGCTACCTGCATCTGGGGCATGCCAAATCCATCTGCCTGAATTTCGGACTGGGCCAGGAATACAACGGCACCTGCAACCTCCGCTTTGACGACACCAATCCCGTCAAGGAGGATGTGGAGTACGTCGAATCCATCAAGGAAGACGTGCGCTGGCTGGGCTTCGACTGGGGCGAACGGCAGTTCTTTGCCTCAGACTATTTCGAAAAGATATACCAGTACGCCGTCAAGCTCATCGAGATGGGCAAGGCCTACGTGGACAGCCAGACCGCCGAACAGATTCGCGAAACACGGGGCACCCTGACCGCACCCGGCACCCACAGCCCGTACCGTGAGCGTTCCGTGGAAGAGAACCTGGACCTGTTCACACGCATGCGCGCTGGCGAGTTCAAGGACGGTGAGCATGTGCTGCGCGCCAAGATCGACATGGCGCACCCCAACGTGGTGCTGCGCGATCCGGCCCTGTTCCGCATCCGCCATGCCACGCACCACCGCACGGGCGACGCCTGGTGCATCTACCCCATGTACGACTTCGCGCACTGCTTGTCCGACGCCATCGAAGGCATCACACACTCCGTGTGCACTCTGGAATTCGAAAACAACCGCGCGCTCTATGACTGGGTGCTGGACACGCTGGGCATTGCCCCGCGCCCCCGGCAGTATGAATTTGCGCGCCTGAACCTAACGGGCACCGTGCTCTCCAAGCGCAAGCTGATCCAGCTGGTGCAGGAAGGCCACGTCAGCGGCTGGGACGACCCGCGCATGCCCACCTTGAGTGGTATCCGCCGCCGGGGCTACACTCCCGAAGCCCTGCGCGATTTCTGCGAGCGCATTGGGGTAGCCAAGGCTGATAGCACCGTAGACTTCGCCCTGCTAGAACACTGCCTGCGCGAGGACCTGAACAGTCGCGCACCGCGAGTGCTGGGCGTAATCAATCCGCTGAAAGTCGTCATCGAGAACTACCCCGAAGGTCAGGTGGACGAATTCGAGATGCCCTACAGCCCCGAGGACGAGGCAGCAGGCACGCGGACGGTCCCCTTCTCCCGCGAGTTGTGGATCGAGCGTGATGACTTCATGGAAGACCCGCCGAAGAAATTCTTCCGCCTGGGACCCGGACGAGAAGTCCGACTACGCTTCGCCTACTACGTGACCTGCACCGAGGTCATCAAGGACGAGTCCGGCGAGATCGTGGAGCTGCGCTGCACCTACGACCCCGAGACCAAGGGCGGCTGGTCCAAGGATGGCCGCAAGGTCAAGGGCACCATGCACTGGGTCAGCGTCCCCCATGCCCTGCCCGCCGAGGTCCGCCTCTACGACAAGCTATTCACCAAGGACAACCCCATGGAAGTGGAAGAAGGTCAGGATTTCACCGCGAACCTGAACCCTGAGTCCCTGAAGTCCGTGCAGGCCTATGTGGAACCCAGCCTGGCGACGGCCGAACCCGGTTTCATCTGCCAGTTCGAGCGCCTGGGCTACTTCTGCGTGGACACCCGCGACAGCGCACCGGGCAAGCCCGTGTTCAACCGCACGGTCACCCTGCGCGACTCCTGGGCCCGCATCCAGCGCCAGATGCAGAAGTAA
- a CDS encoding ABC transporter ATP-binding protein produces the protein MSSHLLDIRNLQTNFYTRAGVVRAVNGISLTVDKGEVLGLVGESGSGKSVTGFSIMGLVDPPGRVAGGSIKFKDKELLTQTDAEWRDFRGNHVAMIFQDPMMTLNPVLRIDTQMIEAIRAHERVSKAEAMRRSVEALGMVGIPSPEERIKSYPHQFSGGMRQRVAIATGLLNNPDLIIADEPTTALDVTIQGQILSEMQKLCRKTDMALIWITHDLTVIAGLAQRVAVMYAGMIIEQGPVQDVLDNPLHPYTEGLIGSVPGRNRRGQKLYQIPGTTPSLIDLPPGCPFRMRCPRATDVCLEVPPVTTYAEGREVCCFHPGEYQSQPTTERSS, from the coding sequence ATGAGTTCCCATCTTCTCGATATCAGGAATCTTCAGACCAATTTCTACACCCGCGCTGGTGTGGTCCGCGCGGTCAACGGCATCTCGCTGACCGTGGACAAGGGCGAGGTGCTGGGCCTTGTGGGCGAGTCCGGCAGTGGAAAATCCGTGACCGGTTTTTCCATCATGGGGCTGGTGGATCCTCCGGGCCGTGTGGCGGGCGGTTCCATCAAATTCAAGGACAAGGAACTGCTGACTCAGACCGATGCCGAGTGGCGGGATTTTCGGGGCAACCATGTGGCCATGATCTTTCAGGACCCCATGATGACCCTGAACCCGGTCTTGCGCATCGATACGCAGATGATCGAGGCCATTCGGGCCCATGAGAGGGTCAGCAAGGCCGAGGCCATGCGCCGCAGTGTCGAGGCCTTGGGCATGGTGGGCATTCCGTCGCCCGAGGAACGCATCAAGTCCTATCCGCACCAGTTTTCCGGCGGCATGCGCCAGCGCGTTGCCATTGCCACGGGGTTGCTCAACAATCCCGACCTGATCATTGCCGATGAGCCGACCACGGCCCTGGACGTGACCATTCAGGGCCAGATCCTGTCCGAGATGCAGAAGCTCTGCCGCAAGACCGACATGGCCCTGATCTGGATTACCCATGATCTCACAGTCATTGCCGGCTTGGCCCAGCGCGTGGCCGTGATGTATGCGGGCATGATCATCGAGCAGGGTCCGGTGCAGGATGTGCTGGATAATCCGTTGCATCCCTACACCGAAGGGCTGATCGGCTCGGTTCCCGGACGCAACAGACGCGGTCAGAAATTGTATCAGATTCCGGGTACCACGCCGTCCCTGATCGATCTGCCTCCGGGTTGTCCGTTCAGGATGCGTTGCCCCCGGGCAACGGATGTCTGCCTTGAAGTGCCGCCTGTGACGACCTATGCGGAGGGACGCGAGGTCTGTTGTTTTCATCCCGGAGAATATCAATCGCAACCGACAACGGAACGTTCCTCATGA
- a CDS encoding ABC transporter permease: MLAFLIRRITQSAVVLLVMSVLVFVGVFYIGNPIDILIAPDATPAEYARAVSELGLDKPLWEQYFVFLKGALQGNFGNSFVYNEPALQIILTRLPATLELAFTAMFMAVFLGIPLGMVAGIQHDNWIGRNIMRFSILGFSLPTFWVGLMLIIIFSVQLGWLPSGGRGETVELMGIPVSFLTWDGLRHLILPATNLALFKTSLAIRLSRAGVQENLQMDYVKFARAKGLSNTRIIGLHVMKNIMIPVITVLGMELGNLIAFAVVTETIFSWPGMGKLVIDSIGVLDRPIIVAYLLITVTMFIFINLLVDVFYSILDPRVRLGDER; encoded by the coding sequence ATGCTCGCGTTCCTTATTCGTCGTATCACCCAAAGCGCTGTCGTGCTGCTGGTCATGTCCGTGCTGGTTTTTGTCGGTGTGTTCTACATTGGCAACCCCATCGACATCCTGATTGCACCCGACGCGACTCCGGCTGAATACGCCCGCGCCGTCAGCGAGTTGGGCCTCGACAAGCCGCTGTGGGAACAATATTTCGTATTTCTGAAAGGGGCGCTGCAAGGCAATTTCGGCAACTCCTTTGTCTACAACGAACCAGCTCTCCAAATCATCCTGACCCGGTTGCCGGCCACCCTTGAATTGGCTTTCACCGCCATGTTCATGGCCGTGTTCCTGGGCATCCCGCTGGGTATGGTCGCGGGCATTCAGCACGACAACTGGATTGGCCGCAACATCATGCGCTTCTCCATTCTCGGGTTCAGCCTGCCCACGTTCTGGGTCGGCCTGATGCTGATCATCATTTTTTCGGTCCAGCTCGGCTGGCTGCCCTCCGGTGGCAGGGGGGAGACCGTCGAACTGATGGGCATCCCGGTCAGTTTCCTGACCTGGGATGGACTGAGGCACCTGATTCTGCCCGCCACGAACCTGGCCCTGTTCAAGACGTCTTTGGCCATTCGCCTGAGCCGGGCAGGGGTGCAGGAAAATCTGCAGATGGACTACGTGAAGTTCGCCAGGGCCAAGGGCCTGAGCAACACCCGCATCATTGGGCTGCACGTCATGAAGAACATCATGATTCCGGTGATTACGGTGCTTGGCATGGAGTTGGGCAACCTGATCGCCTTTGCGGTTGTCACGGAAACGATTTTTTCCTGGCCCGGCATGGGCAAGCTGGTCATCGACTCCATCGGCGTGTTGGATCGGCCCATTATCGTGGCCTACCTGCTGATCACGGTGACCATGTTTATTTTCATCAATCTGCTCGTTGATGTTTTTTATTCCATTCTGGACCCCAGGGTACGCCTGGGCGACGAGCGATAG
- a CDS encoding ABC transporter permease, whose protein sequence is MAVFNSESLFWQAVKEFFESRVATIGLIVLAITIGVALAAPYISPQNPYDLMGIDIMDSKLTPGSASLDGSITYVLGTDSQGRDMFSAILYGLRISLGVGVVSTLIALVLGAVIGLWAAYQGGKTDAFIMRTVDLQLSFPAILVALILLAILGKGIDKIILALVMVQWAYYARAIRSNVLVERNKEYVEAAKCLALPQRRIMFSHVLPNCTPELIVISTVKVAGAIALEATLSFLGLGMPITKPSLGLLIANGFKYLQSGYYWISVYPGVALLILIVCINLVGDRLRDVLNPRLKR, encoded by the coding sequence ATGGCGGTATTCAATAGCGAATCCCTGTTCTGGCAGGCGGTCAAGGAGTTCTTCGAGAGCCGCGTTGCCACCATCGGGCTGATCGTTCTGGCGATTACCATTGGCGTGGCCCTGGCGGCCCCGTACATTTCGCCGCAGAATCCTTACGACCTGATGGGCATCGACATCATGGATTCGAAGCTCACTCCGGGCAGCGCGTCCCTGGACGGCTCCATCACCTATGTTCTTGGCACCGACAGTCAGGGCCGGGACATGTTCAGTGCCATCCTGTACGGGCTGCGCATCAGCCTGGGGGTGGGGGTTGTCAGTACGCTGATTGCCTTGGTCCTCGGGGCGGTCATCGGTCTGTGGGCCGCCTATCAGGGCGGCAAGACCGATGCCTTCATCATGCGCACCGTCGACCTCCAGTTGAGCTTTCCGGCCATCCTTGTGGCCCTCATCCTGCTGGCCATCCTCGGCAAGGGCATCGACAAGATCATTCTGGCTCTGGTCATGGTGCAGTGGGCGTATTACGCGCGCGCCATCCGCAGTAACGTGCTGGTGGAACGCAACAAGGAATACGTGGAGGCCGCCAAGTGTCTGGCACTGCCGCAGCGGCGGATCATGTTCAGCCATGTGCTGCCCAACTGTACGCCGGAGCTGATCGTCATCTCCACCGTCAAGGTGGCTGGTGCCATCGCCCTGGAAGCGACTCTGTCCTTCCTTGGCCTGGGTATGCCCATTACCAAACCGTCATTGGGACTGCTTATCGCCAACGGCTTTAAGTATCTGCAGAGCGGGTATTACTGGATTAGTGTCTACCCCGGTGTGGCCCTGCTTATTTTGATCGTCTGCATCAATCTGGTCGGAGATCGGCTGAGGGATGTGCTGAATCCGAGGTTGAAGCGATGA